In the Sarcophilus harrisii chromosome 3, mSarHar1.11, whole genome shotgun sequence genome, one interval contains:
- the CSF3R gene encoding granulocyte colony-stimulating factor receptor, with translation MWPRAWNLLGIFLFFQFSNGLRDCGDIQVSASVIHLGASVTASCTINPNCLKPIGTATRIVWKLDLEKLPESWQHQREDGILQSNITLPHFNHTRAMLSCCLLWKETLQIIEQAELKAGYPPQPPSNFSCVMNHTTQVLTCQWKSGPSTYLPTNFTLKSYKSNDNCQSRKEPIQDCIAKDGESQCSILRNQLLLYQKVDIWVKAENVLGEAESSHLCINPMEVVKLDPPILQAAKASPGLDSSLRQPGCLRLKWKKARMSNHMEQMCELQYHRPGELTWVLVSPFLNSSTQHEGDNDLCGLLSATRYVLQLRCIRWPMGGHWSDWSRSLELTTKERRPRVRFDVWWRRRVQKLNHTMMDIQLLWKPVLTEENDNRVQGYLVFPSPPRQDGESRPLCNTTELSCAFQLPERAKEVTLTAYNIAGESSPTTITFWESQGTSVSNIHTSAPDAHSLWVGWDYPPGQPLPRAYVIEWCLAPAHQEDDCNGNWKIEPNGSSTGTLLDENIMPFQLYKITVSPLYDGTRGRPQHIYAYSREKAPFHAPKLKLKHIGRTWAELEWEPGIPELGKSPITQYTVFWTNSQDKEFSVILNASSRRCILRGLEPSTMYHVHLMASNQAGGINSTDLTVVTIALEEKDINVLLILISFFSVLVFCVIITLVCLHKNHKMKTQFWPNVPDPAHSSLGQWIPTILHGETIHLSSLRDPAMPPVSKIIVLKEEEKKLPAQTMGTDEEVKNLPHLVQAYILQGDPFLPEPHLTSSDPIQYGKVMGNQGYQRQHRSPAGLYLRSDSTQPLLADLTPSPKLYENMWFQKSPPDSRVPSSHGFPEEDSDDSTFLSYCPQGPLLDFPLLQGLKIEGAEGLSGI, from the exons ATGTGGCCCAGAGCCTGGAACCTTCTGGGAATTTTTCTGTTCTTCCAGTTCTCTAACG GTCTTCGTGACTGTGGAGACATCCAAGTGTCGGCTTCTGTCATCCACCTGGGTGCCTCTGTCACAGCTTCTTGTACCATCAACCCTAACTGCCTGAAACCAATTGGCACAGCCACAAGAATTGTGTGGAAGCTGGACTTGGAGAAGTTGCCTGAGAGTTGGCAACATCAGAGGGAAGATGGAATTCTGCAATCCAACATTACCCTTCCCCACTTCAACCATACCCGCGCCATGCTCTCCTGTTGCCTGCTTTGGAAAGAGACTCTTCAGATCATAGAACAGGCAGAGTTGAAGGCTGGCT ATCCCCCTCAGCCACCCAGCAACTTCTCCTGTGTCATGAACCATACAACCCAGGTCCTCACCTGTCAGTGGAAGTCTGGTCCCAGCACATACCTGCCCACCAACTTCACTCTGAAGAGCTACAA GAGCAATGATAACTGCCAGTCTAGGAAAGAACCCATCCAAGACTGCATCGCCAAAGATGGTGAGAGCCAGTGCTCCATCCTCCGAAACCAGCTTCTCTTGTACCAAAAGGTAGACATTTGGGTGAAGGCAGAGAATGTACTCGGAGAAGCTGAGTCTTCACACTTGTGTATCAACCCCATGGAAGTGG TAAAACTAGACCCCCCAATACTCCAAGCTGCTAAGGCCAGCCCAGGCCTAGACTCCTCCCTTCGCCAGCCTGGATGCCTCCGGCTAAAGTGGAAGAAGGCTAGGATGAGCAATCATATGGAGCAAATGTGTGAGCTTCAGTACCATCGTCCTGGGGAGCTGACCTGGGTCCTG GTGTCACCCTTCTTAAATTCAAGTACCCAACATGAGGGAGATAATGACCTCTGTGGTCTCCTCTCGGCCACTCGCTATGTCCTGCAACTGCGGTGTATCCGTTGGCCCATGGGTGGTCACTGGAGTGACTGGAGCCGCAGCCTGGAACTCACTACCAAGGAGAGGC GTCCCAGGGTCAGATTTGATGTGTGGTGGAGGCGACGAGTACAGAAACTAAACCATACAATGATGGACATCCAACTTCTCTGGAAG CCAGTGCTTACAGAGGAAAATGACAACAGAGTCCAAGGCTACCTGGTCTTCCCAAGTCCTCCAAGACAAGATGGGGAGTCCCGGCCCCTCTGCAACACCACAGAGCTGAGCTGTGCCTTCCAGCTGCCAGAGAGGGCCAAAGAAGTCACCCTCACTGCCTACAACATAGCTGGAGAATCTTCCCCTACCACCATCACTTTCTGGGAATCCCAAG GTACCTCTGTGTCCAACATCCACACTTCTGCCCCAGATGCTCACAGCCTCTGGGTAGGATGGGATTACCCTCCAGGCCAGCCCCTCCCCAGGGCCTATGTGATAGAATGGTGTCTGGCTCCAGCCCACCAAGAGGATGACTGTAATGGCAACTGGAAGATTGAGCCCAACGGGAGCAGCACTGGGACCCTGCTGGATG AGAACATCATGCCCTTCCAGCTGTACAAGATCACTGTGTCCCCCCTGTATGATGGTACCAGAGGGCGTCCCCAGCACATCTATGCCTACTCCCGAGAAAAGG CTCCATTCCATGCCCCAAAGCTAAAGCTGAAGCATATTGGAAGGACCTGGGCAGAACTGGAATGGGAGCCTGGGATCCCAGAGCTGGGGAAAAGCCCCATCACCCAATACACTGTCTTCTGGACCAATTCTCAGGACAAGGAATTCT CTGTCATCTTAAATGCCTCATCTCGAAGATGCATCCTCCGTGGCCTAGAACCCAGCACTATGTACCATGTCCATCTCATGGCTTCCAACCAAGCCGGAGGCATTAACAGCACAGACCTCACAGTGGTGACCATCGCCCTTG AGGAGAAAGATATCAACGTGCTCTTGATCCTGATCAGCTTCTTCTCTGTGTTGGTGTTCTGTGTTATTATTACACTTGTCTGCCTCCATAAGAACCACAA GATGAAGACTCAATTCTGGCCAAATGTCCCAGACCCAGCCCACAGCAGTCTGGGCCAGTGGATCCCCACAATCCTTCATGGG GAGACCATTCATCTGTCAAGCCTGAGGGACCCTGCCATGCCCCCTGTCTCCAAGATCATAGTcctgaaggaggaggagaagaagttGCCAGCACAAACAATGGGAACAGATGAAGAAGTCAAGAACCTCCCCCACCTGGTCCAGGCTTACATTCTCCAAGGGGATCCCTTCCTGCCAGAGCCCCATCTCACCTCCAGTGACCCCATCCAGTATGGGAAGGTGATGGGAAACCAAGGGTACCAGCGTCAGCACAGATCACCTGCTGGGCTCTACCTGCGCTCGGATTCCACACAGCCGCTTCTGGCTGACCTTACCCCAAGTCCCAAACTCTATGAAAACATGTGGTTCCAGAAAAGTCCCCCTGATTCTAGGGTTCCCAGCTCTCATGGCTTCCCAGAAGAAGACAGTGATGATTCCACCTTCCTTTCCTACTGCCCACAGGGACCACTCCTCGATTTTCCCCTTCTGCAAGGTCTGAAGATTGAAGGAGCTGAAGGACTGAGTGGCATTTAG